In a genomic window of Onychostoma macrolepis isolate SWU-2019 chromosome 08, ASM1243209v1, whole genome shotgun sequence:
- the rhobtb2a gene encoding rho-related BTB domain-containing protein 2 isoform X2: protein MDSDMDYERPNVETIKCVVVGDNAVGKTRLICARACNATLTQYQLLATHVPTVWAIDQYRVCQEVLERSRDVVDDVSVSLRLWDTFGDHHKDRRFAYGRSDVVVLCFSIANPNSLHHVRTMWYPEIKHFCPRAPVILVGCQLDLRYADLEAVNRARRPLARPIKSNEILAPEKGREVAKELGVPYYETSIVAQFGVKDVFDNAIRAALISRRHLQFWKSHLRNVQRPLLQAPFLPPKPPPPIITVPAPPSNIEEHPSRLLEDPLCADVILVLQERQRIFAHRIYLATSSSKFYDLFLTEPRGPEETERERERPRGPPLSGRDLLMRAASFDVCESSDDGDRANLRACTSDGTLKGDGDRRGRLLPALSRAFISIQEEMVDDPVTFNPRKMTVVHMDPSMQPGPFRSVLRYLYTGKLDEREKELMQVAHIAELLEVFDLRMMVANILNDEAFMNQEITKAFHVRRTNRVKECLAKGTFSDVVFRLDDGTIMAHKPLLISSCDWMAAMFGGPFVESCTKEVLFPNTTRSCMRAVLEYLYTGYFCSRLDLDAMELIVLANRLCLPHLVALTELYTVKVLTEAAMMGADIDGDVLLYLDMAQFHCAQQLTDWCLHHICTNYNRVCRKFPRDMKAKSTENLEHFEKHRWPPVWYLKEEDHYQRARKEREKEDYLYQKRQCKRKWLFWNLPSSPSSNSPSSPGSSAVI from the exons TCTGGGCAATAGATCAGTATAGAGTCTGCCAGGAG GTTCTAGAAAGGTCCAGGGATGTTGTGGATGATGTCAGCGTGTCCTTGCGTCTCTGGGACACTTTCGGTGACCATCACAAGGACCGCAGATTTGCGTATGGCAG GTCTGATGTGGTGGTATTGTGTTTCTCCATTGCAAACCCAAACTCACTCCACCATGTGAGGACGATGTGGTACCCTGAGATCAAGCATTTCTGTCCCAGAGCTCCTGTTATCCTAGTGGGCTGCCAGCTAGACCTGCGGTATGCCGACCTGGAGGCAGTGAACAGAGCTCGCCGGCCACTGGCCAG acCTATTAAATCCAATGAGATATTGGCGCCAGAGAAAGGCCGTGAGGTGGCTAAAGAACTAGGCGTCCCTTATTATGAGACCAGCATAGTTGCTCAGTTCGGGGTTAAGGACGTTTTCGACAATGCTATTCGTGCAGCCCTCATTTCCCGTCGTCATCTCCAATTCTGGAAGTCGCATTTACGAAACGTTCAAAGGCCACTCCTCCAAGCCCCCTTCCTTCCCCCTAAACCCCCTCCACCCATTATCACCGTTCCTGCCCCTCCCAGTAACATCGAAGAGCACCCTAGTCGGCTGTTGGAGGACCCGCTCTGCGCTGATGTCATCTTAGTCCTCCAGGAACGCCAGAGGATCTTTGCCCACCGCATCTACCTTGCCACATCCTCCTCCAAGTTCTACGACCTCTTCTTGACCGAACCTCGGGGTCCTGAGGAGACCGAACGGGAGCGAGAACGACCCCGAGGACCACCGCTTTCTGGTCGCGATTTGCTGATGCGCGCAGCTAGTTTTGACGTTTGTGAAAGTAGCGACGATGGAGATAGAGCAAACTTGCGTGCCTGCACCAGTGATGGAACTCTAAAAGGTGACGGAGATCGTCGCGGTCGTCTGCTCCCTGCCTTGAGTCGTGCTTTCATTAGCATCCAAGAAGAAATGGTGGATGACCCCGTCACCTTCAACCCTAGAAAAATGACCGTTGTGCACATGGACCCATCGATGCAGCCAGGTCCATTCCGATCAGTGTTGCGGTACCTGTATACAGGTAAACTAGATGAGCGGGAGAAGGAGCTAATGCAGGTCGCCCACATCGCAGAGCTACTGGAAGTGTTTGACCTGCGTATGATGGTGGCTAATATCCTGAATGATGAGGCCTTCATGAATCAGGAGATCACCAAGGCCTTTCATGTGAGACGCACCAATCGAGTGAAAGAATGTCTGGCCAAAGGGACCTTCTCTG ATGTGGTGTTCAGGTTGGATGATGGCACCATCATGGCCCATAAACCACTGCTCATCTCAAGCTGTGATTGGATGGCAGCCATGTTTGGTGGACCATTTGTGGAGAGTTGTACAAAAGAG GTGCTGTTTCCAAACACTACACGGAGCTGCATGCGTGCTGTGCTGGAGTATCTCTATACTGGCTACTTCTGCTCTCGCCTAGATCTGGATGCCATGGAACTCATTGTTCTTGCAAACCGTCTCTGTCTGCCTCACCTGGTAGCGCTGACAG AGCTGTACACTGTGAAGGTACTGACAGAAGCTGCCATGATGGGAGCTGATATAGATGGAGATGTTCTGCTCTATCTGGACATGGCCCAG TTCCACTGTGCTCAGCAGCTGACTGACTGgtgcctccatcacatctgcaccAACTACAACAGAGTCTGTCGCAAATTCCCTCGAGACATGAAGGCCAAATCTACAG AAAACCTGGAGCACTTTGAGAAACATCGCTGGCCTCCAGTGTGGTATCTGAAGGAAGAAGATCACTATCAGCGGGCGCGTAAGGAGCGTGAGAAGGAAGATTACCTGTACCAAAAGCGTCAGTGTAAACGCAAGTGGCTCTTCTGGAATCTACCGTCTTCACCGTCCTCCAATTCTCCATCTTCTCCTGGTTCTTCTGCAGTCATCTGA